A region of Vigna radiata var. radiata cultivar VC1973A chromosome 10, Vradiata_ver6, whole genome shotgun sequence DNA encodes the following proteins:
- the LOC106774614 gene encoding tonoplast dicarboxylate transporter, whose amino-acid sequence MIGEQTPLPASDDHGAPLLPVQEAMEGTQSTVSFTMKSILTLQNFYVLLGPFFTLVICLFVKLEPPSSQKMLGVAAWVFTWWITQAVPLPVTSLCPLFLFPIFGIASADSVAHSYMNDLVTLILGSFILALAVERYNVHRRLALNVTLLFCTDPLNPALLLLGLCATIFLVSMWMLNVPTAVMMMSVVMGMLQRLPPMEEQSEEMRKFCKAVVLTVVYATPIGGMSTLTGTGVNLIISGMWNLFPEGKAISFNTWFFFGFPAALLILICFWCIICLLYLPKGTSPALSSYLGKVHLRRDLQDLGPTTFAEKMVMSISGLLIILWMTRRITDDIPGWGVLFHGLVGDGSVSVMVAVLLFIIPNMKREGEKLMSWNDCKKLPWNLVLLFGAGFAIADGVQSSGLADFLSGILNCLQDIPYIAIVPAVCVISSIITEFITSNAATVTLLVPLLYQIAITMHVHPLMLIIPGGIATEFAFWLPTSTPSNALGIASGHIEIKDMFKVGVPLKVAGIVVLSLLMPSLGTIVFGINNDTQKLILMKENSWLAAN is encoded by the exons ATGATCGGAGAACAAACTCCGTTACCTGCTTCCGATGATCACGGAGCACCGCTTCTCCCTGTTCAGGAGGCGATGGAAGGAACACAGAGCACTGTCTCCTTCACCATGAAATCAATTCTAACACTACAAAACTTCTATGTCCTTTTGGGACCTTTCTTCACCCTTGTCATATGCCTCTTCGTGAAGCTCGAACCTCCCAGTAGCCAGAAAATGCTTGGCGTGGCTGCTTGGGTGTTCACATGGTGGATAACGCAAGCCGTACCGCTTCCGGTGACCTCCTTGTGTCCTTTGTTTCTATTCCCCATCTTCGGAATTGCTTCAGCTGATAGCGTGGCGCACTCCTACATGAACGATCTCGTCACGCTCATTTTGGGAAGCTTCATTCTCGCTCTCGCCGTGGAACGATACAACGTTCACCGGAGACTGGCCTTGAAT GTAACTTTGCTGTTTTGTACCGATCCGCTGAATCCGGCGCTGCTATTGTTGGGGCTATGTGCGACGATATTCTTGGTGAGCATGTGGATGCTGAACGTGCCCACGGCGGTGATGATGATGTCGGTGGTGATGGGGATGTTGCAGCGGCTGCCGCCGATGGAGGAGCAGTCAGAGGAGATGAGAAAGTTCTGCAAAGCGGTGGTTCTGACGGTGGTGTACGCGACGCCAATCGGAGGGATGAGCACTTTGACGGGTACGGGTGTGAACTTGATAATAAGTGGGATGTGGAATCTTTTTCCCGAGGGAAAGGCAATAAGCTTCAACACATGGTTCTTCTTCGGTTTCCCCGCTGCTCTCCTCATTCTCATTTGTTTTTGGTGCATCATCTGCCTCCTCTATCTGCCCAAAGGAACTTCTCCTGCTTTGTCTTCTTATTTGGGTAAAGTTCATCTCAGAAGAGACCTCCAAGATCTTG GTCCCACAACTTTTGCTGAGAAAATGGTGATGTCTATATCTGGG TTGCTTATAATACTATGGATGACAAGAAGAATCACCGACGACATTCCTGGATGGGGTGTTTTATTCCATGGACTTGTTGGAGATGGATCTGTCAGT GTTATGGTGGCTGTCTTATTGTTCATAATCCCAAACATGAAGCGAGAGGGGGAGAAGCTGATGAGCTGGAATGACTGCAAAAAGTTACCTTGGAACCTCGTTTTGCTTTTTGGAGCTGGTTTTGCCATAGCTGATGGCGTACAATCTAGTGGCTTAGCAGACTTTTTGTCAGGGATCTTGAATTGCTTGCAAGACATTCCATACATAGCCATTGTTCCTGCTGTTTGTGTAATATCTAGTATTATTACTGAGTTCATCACCTCGAATGCTGCTACTGTCACTCTTCTTGTCCCACTTCTTTATCAAATAGCCATAACTATGCATGTGCATCCACTTATGCTCATCATCCCTGGAGGAATAGCAACAGAGTTTGCTTTCTGGCTTCCAACTTCAACGCCCTCAAATGCACTTGGAATCGCTAGTGGACACATAGAAATTAAAGACATGTTCAAAGTAGGTGTGCCACTCAAGGTGGCTGGGATTGTTGTGTTGTCTCTTCTCATGCCGTCACTAG GAACTATTGTTTTCGGAATAAATAACGATACTCAAAAACTGATATTGATGAAGGAAAACTCTTGGTTAGCAGCAAATTGA
- the LOC106776229 gene encoding tonoplast dicarboxylate transporter has product MIGEHTESHVSDDHKVPLLPIQEAAEGTQSRVSFTFKSILTLQNFYVILGPLLSLFICFFVKLDAPPTSQKMLGVIAWVFTWWVTQAVPLPVTSMCPLFLFPIFGIASADSVAHSYMDDVITLVLGSFILALAVERYNVHRRLALNVTLVFCGDPVNPALLLLGLCATIFFVSMWLHNVATAVMMMPVATGIVQRLPAVHEQSEALNKFSRAVILTVVYATPIGGISTLTGTGVNLIIIGMWKSLFPEAKPISFNTWFFYGFPVAILILICFWCILCLLYVPKGSARALSSYLDRTHLKRDLEALGPMAFAEKMVLSVFGLLIALWMTRRITDDIPGWGSLFHGLVGDGSVSVMVAVLLFIIPNMKQEGEKLMSWNDCKRLPWNLILLLGAGFAIADGVQSSGLADVLSQALDFLEDAPYLAIVPAVSLICSIITEFITSNDATATLLVPLLYHIARTMHVNPLLLMVPGGIATEFAFWLPTSTPSNVVGFATGHIEIKDMLKVGVPLKVAGILVLSLLMPSLGTFVFGSNP; this is encoded by the exons ATGATCGGAGAACACACGGAGTCACATGTGTCCGATGACCACAAGGTGCCGCTTCTGCCCATTCAGGAGGCAGCGGAGGGAACACAGAGCCGCGTTTCCTTCACCTTCAAATCGATTCTAACACTGCAAAACTTCTATGTCATTCTGGGACCTCTGTTGTCCCTTTTCATATGCTTCTTCGTCAAGCTCGACGCTCCACCCACGAGCCAGAAAATGCTTGGTGTGATTGCTTGGGTTTTTACTTGGTGGGTGACCCAGGCCGTGCCGCTTCCGGTGACCTCCATGTGTCCTTTGTTTCTCTTCCCGATCTTCGGGATTGCTTCAGCTGACAGCGTGGCGCACTCCTACATGGATGATGTCATCACCCTCGTTTTGGGAAGCTTCATTCTCGCTCTCGCCGTCGAACGCTACAACGTTCACCGGAGACTGGCCTTGAAT GTAACGTTGGTGTTTTGTGGCGATCCGGTGAATCCAGCGCTGTTACTGTTGGGGCTATGTGCGACGATATTCTTCGTGAGCATGTGGCTGCACAACGTGGCGACGGCGGTGATGATGATGCCGGTGGCGACGGGGATCGTGCAGCGGCTGCCTGCGGTGCACGAGCAGTCGGAGGCGCTGAACAAGTTCAGCCGCGCGGTGATTCTGACGGTGGTGTACGCGACGCCGATTGGGGGAATAAGCACTCTAACGGGAACGGGTGTGAACTTAATAATAATCGGAATGTGGAAGAGCCTCTTCCCCGAAGCAAAACCAATAAGCTTCAACACGTGGTTCTTCTACGGTTTCCCTGTGGCTATTCTCATCCTCATTTGTTTCTGGTGCATACTCTGTCTCCTCTATGTGCCCAAAGGTTCTGCTCGTGCTTTGTCTTCTTACTTGGATAGAACTCACTTGAAAAGGGACCTTGAAGCTCTTG GTCCCATGGCTTTTGCTGAGAAGATGGTGTTGTCTGTTTTTGGG TTGCTGATCGCATTATGGATGACAAGAAGAATCACAGATGACATTCCTGGATGGGGATCTTTGTTCCACGGCCTTGTTGGAGATGGAAGTGTCAGT GTTATGGTTGCTGTTTTATTGTTCATAATCCCAAACATGAAGCAAGAAGGGGAGAAGCTAATGAGCTGGAATGACTGCAAAAGGTTACCTTGGAACCTGATTTTGCTTCTGGGAGCTGGTTTTGCCATAGCTGATGGAGTACAATCCAGTGGCTTAGCAGATGTGCTTTCACAAGCCTTGGATTTCTTGGAAGATGCTCCATACTTGGCCATTGTTCCTGCTGTTAGTCTAATATGTAGCATTATTACTGAGTTCATCACCTCCAACGATGCCACTGCTACCCTTCTTGTGCCACTTCTTTATCACATAGCCAGAACTATGCATGTGAATCCGCTTCTACTCATGGTACCTGGAGGAATAGCAACCGAGTTTGCTTTCTGGCTTCCAACTTCAACACCTTCAAATGTAGTTGGCTTTGCCACTGGACACATAGAAATCAAAGACATGCTCAAAGTTGGTGTACCACTCAAGGTTGCTGGGATTCTTGTGCTATCTCTTCTAATGCCTTCACTAG GGACATTTGTTTTTGGATCAAATCCATAA
- the LOC106775493 gene encoding E3 ubiquitin-protein ligase UPL5, with protein MSGAEEDSTNPLRWPFQFFVRTVSTGSSMVMTGYPEESVKSVLAKIAWVTGMPLRELRVIYKGKQLQLEKTLVESGIENDSNLNIVGHLRSGLYPAASRPIDYVLSLLAQVFTSNKRSACAALKTVKVLTMRHFSLPGFVELYAASNAPTMLVSIYHSSCDADSGQLAASCIINFMSCVSTKNWQGGSIGAVMEFCKQLRKFGHGDRDYLYLSCRNTLGHLLNTIGVSHDSGSVKKRVSLRDVISFVPELVDSLLVSLDYSKRCGDTILSITRPSPAEVSDLIIFLAPLRNAIILQKQYLGGFVSDDDEKCRVEKDDDQLLEEEVDYLRLVFVRLLSKMDECFRVMAECLAGKQSGGRGFVLNYSWSEYLRILKDLYDTSKVFDGAEEMFWTVLRFHKNMLSALVVGFVKRGGDHRWVLDNKSVTNFECRRHLALILFPAVDEDFGMFHEMLIDRSQVLAESFEYIGRAKPESLRSRLFMEFKNEKATGPGVLREWFVLVCREIFDSRHALFVSCPNDCRRFYPNPASKVHPRHLEYFRFAGRVIALALLERVQVGIVFDRVFFVQLAGIRVTLEDIRDADPCLYRSCKQILEMDADFIDSDALGLTFVRELEELGCREVVDLCPGGKNVVLNSQNREHYVDLLIQHYFVTSIFEQVANFAQGLADILSSSNLQQFFQCLELEDLDWMLYGSENTISIEDWKAHTVYKGYKESDCQISWFWEIVGRMSAQQRRVLLLFWTSVKYLPVEGFRGLSSPLSICRTAEPSNRLPSSHTCFHRLFLPEYSSIAVMEDHFGVITQEHIASSFGLS; from the exons ATGTCTGGCGCAGAAGAAGACTCCACCAATCCGTTGCGGTGGCCATTTCAGTTCTTCGTCCGTACGGTGTCAACGGGGTCCAGCATGGTGATGACTGGTTACCCGGAAGAGTCCGTGAAGTCTGTCCTTGCGAAGATCGCATGGGTGACGGGAATGCCGCTGAGAGAACTAAGAGTGATATACAAGGGAAAACAACTTCAATTGGAGAAGACTCTGGTGGAGTCCGGCATCGAGAACGATTCCAATCTCAACATTGTTGGTCACTTGCGCAGCGGATTGTACCCCGCGGCGTCACGCCCTATCGACTACGTGCTATCCCTGCTTGCGCAGGTGTTTACCAGCAACAAACGGAGCGCGTGTGCTGCATTGAAGACCGTGAAGGTTCTCACCATGCGCCATTTTAGCCTCCCTGGTTTTGTGGAGCTTTACGCAGCCTCTAATGCCCCCACCATGCTGGTTTCGATCTACCACTCGTCATGTGACGCTGATTCCGGGCAATTAGCTGCGTCTTGCATAATCAATTTCATGAGTTGCGTGAGCACGAAGAATTGGCAGGGGGGTTCTATTGGCGCGGTGATGGAGTTTTGCAAGCAGCTTAGAAAGTTTGGGCATGGAGACCGTGATTATTTGTATCTTTCGTGTAGAAACACTTTGGGGCATTTGTTGAATACAATTGGGGTTTCCCATGATTCTGGGAGTGTGAAAAAGAGGGTTTCGCTTCGCGATGTTATTTCCTTTGTTCCCGAGCTTGTGGATTCGTTGTTAGTGAGTTTAGATTATAGTAAACGGTGTGGTGACACCATCCTCTCCATCACGAGGCCTTCGCCGGCAGAAGTTTCGGATTTGATAATATTCTTGGCCCCTTTGAGGAATGCAATTATTCTGCAGAAACAATATTTGGGAGGTTTTGTgagtgatgatgatgaaaaatGTAGAGTGGAGAAGGATGATGATCAGTTGCTTGAGGAAGAAGTTGATTATCTTCGGCTTGTGTTTGTTCGGTTATTGAGCAAAATGGATGAGTGTTTTCGCGTCATGGCGGAATGCTTGGCGGGCAAGCAATCTGGTGGGAGGGGTTTTGTTCTCAATTACTCATGGTCTGAGTATCTTCGTATCTTGAAGGATTTGTATGATACTTCTAAGGTCTTTGATGGTGCAGAGGAAATGTTTTGGACAGTTTTGAGGTTTCATAAGAATATGCTGTCTGCGCTTGTTGTTGGGTTTGTGAAGAGAGGTGGTGATCATCGGTGGGTTCTTGATAACAAGAGTGTGACTAATTTTGAGTGTAGAAGGCACTTGGCATTGATTCTGTTCCCTGCTGTCGACGAAGACTTTGGCATGTTTCATGAAATGCTTATTGACAGGTCTCAGGTACTGGCGGAGTCCTTTGAGTACATAGGACGAGCGAAGCCGGAGTCTCTGCGTTCTCGTCTGTTTATGGAATTCAAAAACGAGAAAGCTACAGGACCGGGTGTGTTACGGGAGTGGTTTGTTCTGGTGTGTCGAGAAATATTTGATTCACGACATGCTCTTTTCGTGTCTTGCCCGAATGACTGCAGGAGATTTTATCCGAATCCTG CATCTAAGGTACATCCTCGACACCTTGAGTACTTTAGGTTCGCTGGTCGGGTTATTGCATTGGCTTTGTTGGAAAGGGTGCAAGTTGGTATTGTTTTTGATCGTGTATTTTTCGTGCAATTGGCTGGAATTCGTGTTACCTTAGAAGATATACGGGATGCAGATCCTTGCTTGTATAGAAGCTGCAAGCAAATATTGGAGATGGATGCTGATTTTATTGACTCGGATGCATTAGGACTGACATTTGTTAGAGAGTTGGAGGAATTAGGATGCAGGGAAGTTGTCGATCTTTGTCCTGGTGGGAAAAACGTTGTATTGAATAGTCAGAACCGGGAGCACTATGTTGATCTTCTCATACAACATTATTTTGTAACATCCATATTTGAGCAGGTAGCAAACTTTGCCCAGGGTTTAGCTGATATTCTTTCCAGCTCAAACCTTCAACAGTTCTTCCAATGTTTAGAGCTTGAAGATCTTGATTGGATGCTGTATGGGAGTGAAAATACAATCTCTATTGAAGATTGGAAGGCACATACCGTGTACAAGGGCTATAAAGAGTCTGACTGTCAGATATCCTGGTTTTGGGAG ATTGTTGGGAGAATGTCAGCACAACAAAGGAGGGTTCTGCTTCTCTTTTGGACATCTGTGAAATATTTACCAGTTGAAGGATTCCGTGGTTTGTCTTCCCCTCTGTCCATTTGCAGGACTGCAGAACCTAGCAATCGCCTGCCCTCATCTCACACATGTTTTCACCGTCTGTTTTTACCGGAGTATTCGTCTATTGCTGTTATGGAAGATCACTTTGGAGTCATCACTCAAGAACACATTGCTAGTAGTTTTGGTCTTAGTTAA